The Paenibacillus macerans genome includes a window with the following:
- a CDS encoding methyl-accepting chemotaxis protein, with translation MGFAQKITSVLIGLLVIVGLLLGFFGYRMTYAQVEQSVGIETVGCANITTGLVDPKDIEALAQGDRSGLTELEKRLNWTVAHKPLFKEAFLMSLDGKILAADENLQKRGYRAGDSFYFSPQDRDMIMTMKHSVYTKVYDYDGAKLLSGYGPIYRSHDPNQEIIGLMVINFDASIIGERTWDIIALPFAVGGVVFLAAVAFIYFFIHRMIRPLETLSGQVDRVAQGDLTVKPLLLSSRDEVGKLTRGFGEMIVSLRRLISEVNDMSMQVASSSQELSASAEQTGRAGEQTVDITQKLAEGAETQLRNLEANSEALREMSGTIARIASRAENVAQAARQSSEASRQGRESIRLGSGQMETMELKIVQLSSLIQGLGDNSKEVQSILDIMTEITAETNLLALNASIEAARAGEHGSGFAVVAASVRKLAERSADSARQIAALIEHIVNQIEATGRAMDETVLEVRRGAELVRSAGHSFADVGNSAEFTAQAITDVSGNVQALSDSSQRLVHSLEDIVKFANQTAENAQNMSAASEEQLAAMQEIDALASFLSSLSEKLQGLIDRFKVV, from the coding sequence ATGGGATTCGCACAAAAAATAACTTCCGTGTTAATCGGACTGCTCGTTATCGTCGGGCTTTTGCTCGGTTTTTTCGGTTACCGGATGACGTACGCCCAAGTCGAACAGTCCGTCGGCATCGAAACCGTAGGCTGCGCCAACATAACGACCGGCCTCGTCGATCCGAAGGATATCGAAGCATTGGCTCAAGGGGACAGGTCCGGCCTGACGGAACTGGAGAAACGACTGAACTGGACGGTGGCCCATAAGCCGCTGTTCAAGGAAGCGTTCCTGATGTCCCTGGACGGCAAAATCCTCGCCGCTGACGAAAATTTGCAAAAACGCGGGTACCGGGCAGGGGATTCGTTCTACTTCAGTCCGCAGGACCGGGATATGATCATGACGATGAAACATTCCGTTTATACGAAGGTTTATGACTACGATGGGGCCAAGCTGCTCAGCGGTTACGGACCGATATACAGAAGCCACGATCCGAACCAGGAGATCATCGGCCTGATGGTCATTAACTTCGACGCTTCCATTATCGGGGAGCGCACCTGGGATATCATCGCGCTGCCGTTCGCCGTCGGCGGGGTCGTATTTTTGGCCGCCGTGGCGTTTATTTACTTCTTCATTCACCGCATGATCCGTCCGCTGGAAACTTTGTCGGGCCAGGTCGACCGCGTCGCCCAAGGCGATTTGACCGTGAAGCCGCTGCTGCTAAGCAGCCGGGATGAGGTAGGAAAGCTGACGAGAGGTTTCGGAGAAATGATCGTCAGCTTACGCCGGCTGATTTCCGAGGTGAACGATATGTCCATGCAGGTGGCTTCCTCTTCGCAGGAGCTTTCCGCCAGCGCCGAACAGACGGGGCGGGCGGGAGAGCAGACCGTGGACATTACGCAGAAGCTGGCGGAAGGCGCGGAGACGCAGCTCCGCAATTTGGAGGCAAATTCGGAGGCCCTGCGCGAAATGTCCGGTACGATCGCTAGAATCGCAAGCCGGGCCGAAAACGTGGCGCAGGCGGCACGGCAATCGTCCGAGGCATCGCGGCAAGGCAGGGAATCGATCCGCCTCGGCAGCGGGCAAATGGAGACGATGGAGCTGAAAATCGTGCAGCTTTCCTCGCTGATTCAGGGGCTTGGGGACAATTCCAAAGAGGTCCAAAGCATCCTGGACATCATGACGGAAATTACCGCCGAAACCAATCTGCTCGCGCTTAACGCTTCGATCGAAGCGGCCCGGGCCGGGGAGCACGGCAGCGGCTTTGCCGTCGTCGCCGCCTCCGTCCGCAAGCTTGCGGAGCGGTCGGCCGACTCCGCCCGGCAAATCGCCGCGTTGATCGAGCATATCGTGAACCAGATCGAAGCGACCGGCCGGGCGATGGACGAGACCGTCCTGGAAGTTAGGCGCGGCGCGGAGCTGGTCCGCAGCGCCGGGCATTCGTTTGCCGATGTCGGCAATTCGGCGGAATTTACCGCTCAGGCTATAACCGATGTCAGCGGAAACGTACAGGCGCTCTCCGACAGTTCGCAAAGGCTGGTTCATTCGCTGGAGGACATCGTCAAGTTCGCGAACCAGACCGCGGAGAACGCGCAAAACATGTCCGCCGCTTCCGAGGAACAACTCGCCGCGATGCAGGAAATCGATGCTTTGGCCAGCTTCTTGTCTTCCTTGTCGGAGAAGCTTCAGG